One window from the genome of Oryza glaberrima chromosome 3, OglaRS2, whole genome shotgun sequence encodes:
- the LOC127766980 gene encoding transmembrane 9 superfamily member 3-like, with protein MASPAAAAPAALLVLLAAALAATGVVADGSDHRYKANELVPLYANKVGPFHNPSETYRYFDLPFCSPEKVKEKSEALGEVLNGDRLVDAPYKLDFRVDYDSKPVCSKKLTKEEVAKFRNAVAKDYYFQMYYDDLPLWGFIGKVEKGGKTDPKEWKYYLYRHIIFDILYNNDRVIEINVHTDQSALVDLTEDKEADVQFLYSVKWKETPTPFEKRMEKYSSSSNLPHHLEVHWFSIINSCVTVLLLTGFLATILMRVLKNDFVKYAHDEEAADDQEESGWKYIHGDVFRFPKNKSFFSAALGTGTQLFALTTFIFLLALVGVFYPYNRGALFTALVVIYALTSGIAGYIATSFYCQLEGTNWVRNLLLTGCLFCGPLFLTFCFLNTVAIAYSATAALPFGTICVIVLIWTLVTFPLLVLGGIAGKNSKTEFQAPCRTTKYPREIPPLPWYRQTIPQMAMAGFLPFSAIYIELYYIFASVWGHRIYTIYSILFIVFIILLIVTAFITVALTYFQLAAEDHEWWWRSFLCGGSTGFFVYGYCLYYYYARSDMSGFMQTSFFFGYMACICYAFFLMLGMIGFRAALFFVRHIYKSIKCE; from the exons ATGgcctcgccggcagcggcggccccCGCGGCGCTGCTCGTCCTTCTCGCCGCGGCCCTCGCGGCGaccggcgtcgtcgccgacggctcCGACCACCGCTACAAGGCCAACGAGCTCGTCCCGCTCTACGCCAACAAGGTCGGCCCCTTCCACAACCCCAG TGAGACGTATCGGTACTTTGACCTGCCTTTCTGCTCTCCAG AGAAAGTGAAGGAGAAGAGCGAGGCACTCGGTGAGGTCCTCAATGGGGACCGGTTGGTTGATGCACCTTACAAGCTTGATTTCCGTGTGGATTATGACTCCAAGCCGGTTTGCTCGAAGAAGCTCACCAAGGAGGAGGTGGCCAAGTTTCGGAATGCGGTAGCAAAGGACTACTACTTCCAGATGTACTACGATGACCTCCCACTGTGGGGATTCATTGGTAAGGTGGAGAAGGGAGGCAAGACAGATCCGAAAGAGTGGAAGTATTACCTGTACAGGCACATCATCTTTGACATCCTCTACAACAATGACCGGGTTATTGAGATCAATGTGCACACTGACCAGAGTGCACTAGTTGACCTGACTGAGGACAAGGAAGCTGATGTTCAATTCCTTTACTCAGTCAAGTGGAAGGAGACACCCACACCatttgagaagaggatggagaAGTATTCCAGTTCCTCCAACCTCCCACACCATTTGGAGGTCCATTGGTTCTCTATCATAAACTCTTGTGTTACAGTCCTCCTTTTGACTGGATTCTTGGCGACCATCCTCATGCGAGTACTGAAGAACGATTTTGTCAA GTATGCCCATGATGAGGAAGCAGCTGATGACCAAGAAGAGTCTGGATGGAAGTATATCCATGGGGATGTCTTCCGGTTCCCCAAGAACAAGTCCTTTTTTTCGGCTGCTCTCGGCACCGGAACTCAACTGTTTGCCCT CACAACCTTTATATTCCTTCTTGCACTTGTTGGAGTATTCTACCCGTACAATCGTGGTGCTCTTTTTACTGCATTGGTTGTCATCTATGCTCTCACTTCAGGAATTGCTGGGTATATTGCAACCTCTTTCTACTGTCAGCTAGAGGGAACAAACTGG GTGAGGAACTTGCTGTTGACAGGATGCCTGTTCTGTGGACCCCTTTTCCTGACTTTCTGCTTCCTAAACACTGTTGCTATTGCTTATAGTGCAACAGCAGCTTTGCCCTTCGGCACTATCTGTGTCATTGTGCTCATCTGGACCTTAGTTACATTTCCCCTTCTAGTTTTGGGAGGCATTGCTGGTAAAAACAGCAAGACTGAATTCCAAGCTCCCTGCCGTACCACCAAATATCCTAGGGAGATTCCTCCACTTCCGTGGTACCGGCAAACAATCCCGCAGATGGCTATGGCTGGGTTTTTACCTTTCAGTGCCATCTATATTGAGCTCTACTACATCTTTGCTAGTGTTTGGGGCCACAGGATTTACACAATTTACAGCATTCTCTTCATAGTCTTCATCATCCTCCTTATTGTTACTGCCTTCATTACTGTTGCACTGACGTACTTTCAGCTTGCTGCTGAAGACCATGAATGGTGGTGGAG GTCATTCCTATGTGGAGGATCAACTGGATTTTTTGTCTATGGGTATTGTCTGTACTACTATTATGCACGATCAGATATGTCTGGATTTATGCAGACATCATTCTTCTTCGGCTACATGGCTTGCATCTGCTATGCTTTCTTCCTGATGCTGGGCATGATCGGTTTCCGTGCCGCATTGTTCTTTGTCCGTCacatatacaaatccatcaagTGTGAGTAA
- the LOC127766983 gene encoding deoxymugineic acid synthase 1 yields MSDGGAGAKGAGFGMPRVGMGTAVQGPRPEPIRRAVLKAIEAGYRHFDTAAHYETEAPIGEAAAEAVRSGAIASRADLFITSKLWCSDAHRDRVLPALRQTLRNLQMEYVDLYLVHWPVSMKPGRYKAPFTADDFVPFDMRAVWEAMEECHQLGLAKAIGVCNFSCKKLDTLLSFATIPPAVNQVEVNPVWQQRKLRELCREKGVQICAYSPLGASGTHWGSDSVMASAVLRDIAQSKGKTVAQVCLRWVYEQGDCLIVKSFDEARMRENLDIVGWELTEEERQRIAGIPQRKINRALRFVSDHGPYKSLDDLWDGEI; encoded by the exons atgagcgacggcggcgcaggcgccAAGGGCGCGGGCTTCGGCATGCCGCGCGTCGGCATGGGCACGGCGGTGCAGGGGCCGAGGCCGGAGCCCATCCGGCGCGCCGTGCTCAAGGCCATCGAGGCCGGGTACCGCCACTTCGACACCGCGGCGCACTACGAGACCGAGGCGCCCatcggcgaggccgccgccgaggccgtgcGGTCCGGCGCCATCGCCTCCCGCGCCGACCTCTTCATCACGTCCAAGCTCTGGTGCAGCGACGCGCACCGCGACAGGGTGCTCCCCGCGCTCAGGCAGACGCTACG GAACCTTCAGATGGAGTACGTGGACTTGTACCTGGTGCACTGGCCTGTGTCCATGAAGCCGGGCCGGTACAAGGCCCCCTTCACCGCCGACGACTTCGTGCCGTTCGACATGCGGGCCGTCTGGGAGGCCATGGAGGAGTGCCACCAACTGGGCCTCGCCAAGGCCATCGGCGTCTGCAACTTCTCCTGCAAAAAGCTGGACACCCTTCTCTCCTTCGCCACCATCCCTCCCGCCGTCAACCAG gTGGAGGTGAACCCGGTGTGGCAGCAGAGGAAGCTGAGGGAGCTGTGCAGGGAGAAGGGCGTCCAGATCTGCGCCTACTCGCCGCTGGGCGCCAGCGGCACGCACTGGGGCAGCGACTCCGTCATGGCCTCCGCCGTGCTCCGCGACATCGCCCAATCCAAGGGCAAGACCGTAGCCCAG GTGTGCCTGAGGTGGGTGTACGAGCAAGGGGACTGCCTGATCGTGAAGAGCTTCGACGAGGCGCGGATGCGGGAGAACCTGGACATCGTCGGATGGGAGctgacggaggaggagaggcagaGGATCGCCGGCATCCCGCAGCGGAAGATCAACCGTGCACTCCGCTTCGTCTCCGACCACGGGCCCTACAAGTCGCTCGACGACCTCTGGGACGGCGAGATATGA
- the LOC127766982 gene encoding protein indeterminate-domain 16-like, which yields MALVKSHHQMLASSSTSSSSPSSQQQQPPPPASNSSSLAAAAADQPSPAKRKRRPPGTPDPDAEVVALSPRTLLESDRYVCEICGQGFQREQNLQMHRRRHKVPWRLVKRPAAATAAEDGGAAGGGGGAGGGAGGGGARKRVFVCPEPSCLHHDPAHALGDLVGIKKHFRRKHGGRRQWVCARCAKGYAVQSDYKAHLKTCGTRGHSCDCGRVFSRVESFIEHQDACNSGRVCGEVVPVATTLPVIRPAALRHHHHHPPPPPPELQLLPASTTAPLAAAFSSNSTTTGSSSHEQHATTMTTTKLQLSIGPAAVVAAASGGGGACAAAAGGEEEEQQREEVRRALEEKTAADAARERAREEAAAAERALEDARRARHRARGELEKALALRDHAARLIAQVTCHACRQRSLAVMSMAAVDGHGASAVAREHLRGGGVGAGI from the exons ATGGCACTGGTCAAGAGCCACCACCAAATGTTGGCCTCTTCTTCCACCTCGTCCTCCTCACCCTcctcccagcagcagcagcctccaccgccggcgtcgAACTCctccagcctcgccgccgccgccgccgaccagccCTCCCCCGCCAAGCGCAAGAGGCGCCCTCCCGGCACGCCAG ACCCAGatgcggaggtggtggcgctgtCGCCGAGGACGCTGCTGGAGTCGGACAGGTACGTGTGCGAGATCTGCGGGCAGGGGTTCCAGCGGGAGCAGAACCTGCAGATGCACCGGCGCCGGCACAAGGTGCCGTGGCGGCTGGTCAAgcgccccgcggcggcgacggcggcggaggacggcggcgccgcgggtggcggcggcggcgccggcggcggcgcgggcggcggaggggcgcggAAGCGCGTGTTCGTGTGCCCGGAGCCGAGCTGCCTCCACCACGACCCGGCACACGCGCTGGGCGACCTCGTCGGCATCAAGAAGCACTTCCGGCGCaagcacggcggccggcggcagtggGTGTGCGCCCGCTGCGCCAAGGGCTACGCCGTCCAGTCCGACTACAAGGCCCACCTCAAGACCTGCGGCACCCGCGGCCACTCCTGCGACTGCGGCCGCGTCTTCTCCCG AGTGGAGAGCTTCATAGAGCACCAGGATGCGTGTAACTCTGGACGTGTGTGCGGTGAGGTCGTGCCCGTGGCCACGACGCTGCCGGTCATCCGTCCCGCGGCGCTGCggcatcatcaccatcatccgccgccgccgccgcctgagctgCAGCTCCTCCCGGCGTCCACCACGGCGCCGTTGGCCGCCGCGTTCTCGTCCAACTCCACGACCAccggctcctcctcccacgAGCAAcacgcgacgacgatgacgacgacgaagctGCAGCTCTCCAtcggccccgccgccgtcgtcgccgcggcgtccggcggcggcggcgcctgcgccgcggcggcaggaggggaggaggaggagcagcagcgggAAGAGGTGAGGCGCGCGCTGGAGGAGAAGaccgcggcggacgcggcgcgggagcgggcgcgcgaggaggccgcggcggcggagcgcgcgctGGAGgacgcccgccgcgcgcgccaccggGCGCGCGGGGAGCTCGAGAAGGCGCTCGCGCTGCGGGACCACGCGGCGCGCCTGATCGCGCAGGTGACCTGCCACGCGTGCCGGCAGCGCTCGCTCGCCGTGATGTCCatggccgccgtcgacggccacggcgcgtcggcggtggcgcgcgagcacctgaggggcggcggcgtcggcgccggcatcTAG